A window of Rhododendron vialii isolate Sample 1 chromosome 11a, ASM3025357v1 contains these coding sequences:
- the LOC131307838 gene encoding protein FAR1-RELATED SEQUENCE 9 translates to MSSGARHRTLGGGAQQILDYLKRMQAENPAFFYAFQGDNEHSTGNIFWADATSRMNYNHFGDTVKFDTFYRMNNYKVPFAAFTGLNHHGQPVLFGCALLLNESDTTFLWLIQTWLHAMSGHFPVSITTDPDRLIQMAVAQVLPGTRHRFCKQSIFLETQEKLAHIYQTHPTFEMEFKKCINETETVDEFESCWESLLERYYLLDNEWLQSLYNARHQWVPVYMRDTFFGELCMTDTRGDAVNLFFDGYVNAATSIQLLIKQYEKAVAGWHEKELKADYDTTSTTPVLKTPSPMEKQAADLYTKRIFTKFQEELVETLANPATKIEESGTITSYRVAKYGEEIKAHTVRFNAFEMKANCSCQMFEFSGIICRHILAVFRSKNVLTLPSEYLLKRWTRNAKSGGAVDEQASELRGNSQEPLTVRHNNLRHEAIKFVEEGAKSIHFYNVAMDALQEAAKKVAAAKKQSSGATQGSTLGNGANQGTHTGEENQMMPPHKSADEKEKKIHDLAAELESTNQRCEVYRANLLAVLRDMEDQKLKLSVKVQNARLSLKE, encoded by the exons ATGAGTAGCGGGGCCCGACACAGAACCCTTGGGGGTGGGGCTCAACAAATTTTGGACTATCTCAAGCGAATGCAGGCAGAGAATCCTGCTTTCTTTTATGCATTTCAGGGTGATAATGAGCACTCTACTGGAAACATATTTTGGGCTGATGCAACTTCCAGGATGAACTATAATCACTTTGGAGATACTGTTAAGTTTGACACATTCTACAGGATGAACAACTACAAAGTACCATTTGCAGCATTCACAGGCCTAAATCATCATGGGCAACCGGTCTTGTTTGGCTGTGCTTTACTTTTAAATGAGTCTGATACCACTTTTCTTTGGCTTATCCAGACTTGGCTTCATGCAATGTCTGGACACTTCCCCGTCTCCATTACTACTGACCCAGATCGGCTCATACAGATGGCTGTTGCACAAGTCTTGCCTGGAACCCGTCACCGTTTCTGTAAGCAGAGCATATTCCTAGAAACTCAGGAGAAACTGGCTCATATATATCAGACACATCCAACCTTCGAAATGGAGTTCAAGAAGTGCATTAATGAGACCGAGACAGTTGATGAATTTGAGTCATGCTGGGAATCACTCCTAGAGAGATACTACCTCTTGGATAATGAATGGCTTCAGTCACTCTACAATGCTCGTCACCAGTGGGTCCCAGTTTACATGCGAGACACATTTTTTGGAGAGTTGTGTATGACGGACACTAGAGGTGACGCTGTAAACTTGTTTTTTGATGGTTATGTGAATGCAGCAACCTCTATACAGTTGCTAATTAAACAGTATGAGAAAGCTGTAGCAGGTTGGCATGAAAAGGAATTGAAGGCTGACTATGATACAACTAGCACTACGCCAGTTTTGAAGACACCATCACCCATGGAAAAACAAGCTGCAGACCTTTACACGAAGAGAATATTCACGAAATTCCAAGAGGAACTAGTAGAGACCCTAGCTAATCCTGCTACTAAAATTGAAGAATCTGGAACAATTACTTCATATCGAGTGGCCAAGTATGGGGAGGAGATCAAAGCTCATACTGTTAGGTTCAATGCCTTTGAGATGAAAGCTAACTGCAGCTGCcaaatgtttgaattttctGGTATTATTTGTAGGCACATATTGGCAGTTTTCAGATCAAAAAATGTTCTTACACTTCCTTCTGAATATCTGTTGAAACGGTGGACAAGGAATGCCAAGAGTGGAGGCGCCGTTGATGAACAGGCTTCTGAATTGCGGGGAAATTCTCAAGAGCCTTTGACTGTTAGACATAACAATCTACGGCATGAAGCAATTAAATTCGTTGAAGAAGGAGCAAAGTCTATACATTTTTATAACGTCGCTATGGATGCTCTACAAGAGGCTGCAAAAAAGGTTGCTGCTGCAAAGAAGCAAAGTTCTGGAGCCACACAGGGAAGCACGCTGGGCAATGGAGCCAACCAAGGAACGCACACGGGTGAAGAAAATCAAATGATGCCACCACATAAATCTGCT gatgagaaggaaaagaaaattcatgattTGGCTGCTGAGTTGGAAAGCACAAATCAACGATGTGAAGTATATCGTGCAAATCTGCTTGCGGTTTTGAGAGATATGGAGGACCAGAAGTTAAAATTGTCGGTGAAAGTTCAAAATGCAAGGCTTAGCTTGAAAGAATga